From Blattabacterium cuenoti:
AGAAATACAATCTGAAACAGAAACTAATATAGTAATTGAAGAAAAAAATAATAAAGGAAATATTGAAATAATAGGAAAAAATATTAAAAAAATAAAAAAAGCTATTGATAGAATTAAAGAAATAACTTTTGTTCCTGAAATTGGAAAAATTTATAAAGCAAAAGTCAAATCTATAAAAGATTTTGGAGCATTTGTAGAAATATCTAAAGGAGTAGAAGGACTCTTACATATTTCTGAAATAAGATGGAAAAGATTAAATAAAATAGAAGAAGAATTAAATATAGGAGATATTATTGAAGTAAAATTTATGGGAATTGATATTAAAAATAAAAAAATGAAACTTTCTAGAAAAATACTATTACCTCGTCCAAACAAATGATTAAAAAATAAAATGACATGAGACAACTTAAAATTACTAAACAAGTAACCAATCGTGAATCTGAATCATTAGATAAATATCTTCATGAGATAGGTAAAATTCCATTATTAACTCCAGAAGAAGAAGTAAAATACGCTCGTAAAGCAAGAAAAGGAGATTCTAGTGCTGTAGATAAACTTGTTAATGCTAATTTACGTTTTGTCGTTTCTGTTGCAAAACAATATCAAAATCAAGGATTAAGTTTATGTGATTTAATTAATGAAGGAAATTTGGGTTTAATTAAGGGAATTTTACGTTTTGATGAAACAAGAGGATTTAAATGTATTTCTTATGTTGTTTGGTGGATTAGACAAGCTATTTTACAAGCAATAGCTGAACAATCACGTTCTATTCGTCAACCTACAAATAAATTAGCTTTATTAAATAAAATATTAAAAACTTTGTCTCTCTTAGAACAAAAACTTCAAAGGACACCATCTGCAAGAGAAATTTCAGAATATTTAAATATGAATGAAAAAGATGTCGAAGAATCTATAAAAAATTCAGGACGTCATATTTCAATGGATGCACCTTTAATAGAAGGAGAAGATTCTAATTTATATGACTTAGTCCGATCTGATGAATCTCCACGTCCAGATGAACATTTAGAAAAAGAATCTCTTCGTAAAGATATTAAACGTATTTTAGAAACTTTAAGTGAAAGAGAACGTCGTGTAATTATCTTACATTTTGGATTAAATGGATCCCCTCCAATGACATTAGAAGAAGTAGGACAATTTTGTGATTTAACTAGAGAACGTGTTAGACAAATTGAAAGTATCGCATTAAAAAGATTAAAACATTCTACTAGAAGTAAAATTCTTAAACCTTATTTAGGATAAAATAAATGTGTGACCTCGAAGGGATTCGAACCCATAACCTTCTGATCCGTAATCAGAAACTCTATCCAATTGAGCTACGAGGCCTAATAAAAACAAATATATCTTATTAAGATTGAATAATTGTTAAAAATTTTTCTATTTTTAATGAAGCATTTCCTATAAGACCTCCGTCTACATTATTTATAGAAAAAATATTTTTAGCATTAATATCATTAATACTACCTCCATATAATATAGATATATTGTTAGATATATTTTCTCCATATTTTTTTTTAAATAAAAAACGAATATATTCATGCATTTTTTTTATTTCTTCAGGATAAGCTGTATTTCCTGTTCCTATAGCCCATATAGGTTCATATGCTATAATAAAATGATGAATATATTTTAAAGAAAATTTAAAAATAGTTTCTTCCAATTGTTTTTTTATTATTAAAAAATGTTTTTTTGTTTCTCTTTCAATTAACGTTTCTCCAATACAAAATATTATATCAAAATTATATTGTAATCCTTTTTGAATTTTTTTAAAAAGAATATCATTTGTTTCTATAAAATATTTTTTACGTTCACTATGTCCTAATATTATTTTTTGAATTCCTATCGATTTTAACATCGAAGCAGATACTTCTCCTGTATAAGATCCATTATCCATATAATGGATATTTTGTGCTGCAATATTTAAAGTAGTTCCTTGTATAATTTGATTAGAAATATGTAAAAAAGGAAAAGAAGGAGAAATTATAATTTTTTTTTTATGATATATTTTTCTTTCAAAAATAAATTTTAATAAATTTCTAATAAAAGAAGTTGTTTCATAAAAATCATGATTCATTTTCCAATTTGCAATAATAATTTTTTTTCTCATCTTTTTTTTTAAAAAGATTTTAATTTTTTAATTTAAGTGTAAGTGATATGATAATGTTTAACATTTTTAAAATAATTTTTTCTAATTCTTTATTCAATAAATTTTTTTTATTTTTTTTTAGAAAAAAAATATATTCTATAATTTTTTCTAAAGAAAGATATTTTTTTTTTAATTTTGTTAAATTTTTTATTTTATTAAATTGTTTAATATAAAGATTAATTATTTCATAATGTGAAAGTTTTTTAATAAATTTATAAGAAATATTCAATTTTATCAAAATAATAATCAAATAATTTATAACATCTATATAAGTATCTGTAATATTTTCTTCTTTTATTTTTTGATATCCTTTTTTTTGAATATTTTTTATTCTAATTATTTTAATAAAAATTTGATCTATTATAGAACTAATTCCTATAATATTCCATGATAAATTATAATAATTTAATTTTTTTTTAAATATTTTTTGACATTTATTCATAATAAAATCAACAAACATACAATTCATATCATTTAATTTTATTTCATTAAAAAATTAAAATTAATTCTTTCATGACAATTAATTGTGCAGGAACCTTATTATCTTTTAAAAATCCAAAAATTATGGGAATAGTAAATCTAACTCCTGATTCTTTTTATGATGGAGGAAAATTAAATTCTGAAAAAAAAATTTTACAACATGTAGAAAAATTATTAAATGAAGGAGCAGATATTATAGATATTGGAGGATGTTCTTCTCGTCCAGGATCCAAATATCCTTCAATAGAAGAAGAAATTAGACGTATTATAAAACCTATTCGTTTAATTTTAAAAACTTTTCCAGATATCAAAATATCTATAGATACTTTTCGTAGTAAAGTAGCAAAAATAGCTATTAATGAAGGAGTTTTAATGATTAATGATATATCTGGAGGGACATTAGATCCACATATGTTTAATTTATTATCTAAGTTTAAAATTCCTTATATATTAACTTATATAAAAAAAAAAATGAATTTTCTAAAAATATCATTATAAAAGCAAATCATTTTTTTTCTAAAAAAATTTTTGATTTAAAAAAAAAAGGAATTAATGATATTATTTTAGATCCAGGATTTGGTTTTGGAAAAACTTTACAAGAAAATTTTCAATTATTAAAACATTTATCTTTATTAGGATTTAAAGATTATATAATATTAATAGGGATATCTAGAAAATCTATGATTCAAAATATTTTAAATATTTCTTCTAAAAAATCTTTAAATGCTACTACTATTATTCATACTTTAGCTATTTTAAATGGAATAAAATTATTTCGAGTCCATGATGTAAAAGAAGCGATAGAATGTATTAATTTAATAAAATTTTATAATAAAATTTTATAATTTATTACATAATTTTAAAAACTTATATTATAATTTTTTTTGAAAATTTCTTTTATAGATATTTTAGATATTTTTTTAGTAGCTATTATTTTATTACAAATATATAGACTTGTTTATAATACAGTTGCTTTAAATATTTTTTACGGGATTATTGCTACTTTTATTTTTTGGAAAATTGTAGAAGCTTATAAAATGAAACTACTTAGTGTAGTAATAAGCGTTTTTTTTCAAGGAGGTTTTTTAGTATTAATTATTTTATTTCAACCAGAAATAAGAAAATTTCTTCTTATAGTAGGAAGTAGAATTTTTTTAAAAAAATTTATTTTCTCTATTTTTGGAAAATCAGGAGTTTCTATAAAAACGGAAACTATAGATAGTATTGTAAAAGCTTGTGCTATTTTTTCAGGAGATAAAACTGGAGTTTTAATTGTTATTCAATTACATCAAGATATTAAAAATTTTATACAAAATGGAGATGATATGGATGCTAAAGTAAATATTCCTATTTTAGAAAGTATTTTTTATAAAAATAGTCCATTACATGATGGAGCTGTGGTAATTATAGAAAATAAAATTATAAAAACTAGAGCAATACTTCCTGTATCTTATAATAAAGAAATACCTTCTCGTTTAGGTTTACGTCATAGAGCAGCTATTGGTTTATCAGAAAAAACAGATGCGATATGTTTAGTAATTTCAGAGGAAACAGGATATATTTCTTATATTAAAAATCAAAAAAGAACAATAATTAACAATATTAATAATTTAAAAATGAAACTAGAAAAAGATTTTTTTTAAAATGGATAATAATATCAAAATTAAAAATTTTTATAAATTATATTATACTAAATCATCTGGTATAGTAATTCATAGTAAAAAAGTAAAAAATAATTCTATTTTTTTTTCTTTGAAAGGAAAAAATTATGATGGAAATAAATTTGCTCATGATGCAATTTTAAATGGCGCTATGATAGCTATTATAGATAATAATCAATATTTTTATAAAAATAAAAAATTTTTTTTGGTAAAAAATTCTTTAATTTTTTTACAAAAATTAGCTTTATATCATAGATTAAAATTAAATAATATACCTATTATTGCCATTACAGGAAGTAATGGAAAAACTACTACTAAAGAATTAGTAAAAGTTGTTCTTTCTAAGAAATATAAAATTGTTCATTCAACAAAAAATAATTTTAATAATCATATAGGGATCCCTTTAACTATTTTATCTATTCCAAATAATGCTCAAATTTCGGTTATAGAAATAGGTGCTAATCATGAAAAAGAAATAGAAAAAATGTGTTATATCATCCATCCAGATTATGGATATATTACTAATTTTGGAAAAGCTCATTTAGAAGGATTTAAAAATATACAAGGAGTAATAAGGGGGAAATTAGAATTATATAATTTTTTAAAAAAAAATAAAAAAATGGTTTTTGTAAATGGAGATGACCCTATACAATTAACGAATAGTTTAGGAATAAAAAGATATATTTTTTCAGAAAAAAAAGATTCAGATGTTCCCATTAAATATTTATATAATACAAATAATTTAAAATCTATTTTATTATTTAAAAAAACACCAATAATATCTGCATTAATTGGATCTTATAATTTATATAATATTGCTTCAGCTTTATCTATAGGACTTTATTTTAAAATTTCTTTAAAAAAAATTAAACAAGCTATAGAAGAATATATTCCTAATAATAATAGATCTCAAATTTTAAAAAAAAATAATATACAAATTATTGCAGATTGTTATAATGCTAATCCTAATAGTATGTTATCTTCTTTAAATTTTTTTAATAAAATTAAAGGATCTAAAATAGCTATATTAGGAGATATGTTAGAATTAGGTAATTTTTCTAAAAAAGAACATGAAAATATTATTTTTTTTTTAAAAAAAAGTAATATAAATACTATTTTTTTAATAGGAAAAATATTTTTTAATATAAAAAAAAATAATTCTAATAAAATTAAAAAATTTTTAAATTTGAAAATATTTATTAAATGGATTAAAAATAATTCTATTCAAACAGATTATATTTTAATTAAGGGTTCTAGAAAAAATTATTTAGAAAAAATTATTCATTTTATTTAATTTTAAATTTTTGTAGATTTATTTTTTATAGATTAAATTTGTTTTTATAATATAACTTCATAAAATTTTTTCTTATGAAAAAAATTACCAAAAAAACTTATCTTAAATGGTTTAAAGATATGTCTTTTTGGAGAAAATTCGAGGATAAATGTCGTTCATTATATTTAAAACAAAAAATTAGAGGATTTTTACATTTATATAATGGACAAGAAGCTTTACCTGCTGGATTAACTCATGCTATGGATTTAAATAAAGATAAAATTATTACTGCTTATAGATGTCATATTTTACCTATTTCTATGGGAGTAGATCCAAAAAAAGTCATGGCGGAACTTTTAGGAAAAATAACAGGGACTTCTCATGGAATTGGTGGATCTATGCATATTTTTAGTAAAAAATATCGTTTTTATGGAGGCCATGGAATTGTTGGAGGACAAATTCCATTAGGAGCTGGGATTGCTTTTGCAGATAAATATTTTAATAGAAAAGCTGTAACACTTACTATTATGGGGGATGGAGCAGTGAGACAAGGATCTTTACATGAAACATTTAATATGGCTATGATATGGAAATTACCTGTAGTTTTTATTTGTGAAAATAATCAATATGCAATGGGAACATCTGTCAAAAGAAGTACAAATATAAAAGATATATATAAAATTGGTCTTTCATATGGAATGCCTTCTTATCCTGTAGATGGAATGGACCCAGAAAAAATAGCAAAAGTTGCTTATAAAGCAATTGAAAAAGCTAGAAATGGATATGGATC
This genomic window contains:
- a CDS encoding sigma-70 family RNA polymerase sigma factor, with the protein product MRQLKITKQVTNRESESLDKYLHEIGKIPLLTPEEEVKYARKARKGDSSAVDKLVNANLRFVVSVAKQYQNQGLSLCDLINEGNLGLIKGILRFDETRGFKCISYVVWWIRQAILQAIAEQSRSIRQPTNKLALLNKILKTLSLLEQKLQRTPSAREISEYLNMNEKDVEESIKNSGRHISMDAPLIEGEDSNLYDLVRSDESPRPDEHLEKESLRKDIKRILETLSERERRVIILHFGLNGSPPMTLEEVGQFCDLTRERVRQIESIALKRLKHSTRSKILKPYLG
- the tpiA gene encoding triose-phosphate isomerase, with product MRKKIIIANWKMNHDFYETTSFIRNLLKFIFERKIYHKKKIIISPSFPFLHISNQIIQGTTLNIAAQNIHYMDNGSYTGEVSASMLKSIGIQKIILGHSERKKYFIETNDILFKKIQKGLQYNFDIIFCIGETLIERETKKHFLIIKKQLEETIFKFSLKYIHHFIIAYEPIWAIGTGNTAYPEEIKKMHEYIRFLFKKKYGENISNNISILYGGSINDINAKNIFSINNVDGGLIGNASLKIEKFLTIIQS
- a CDS encoding nucleotide modification associated domain-containing protein, with the translated sequence MFVDFIMNKCQKIFKKKLNYYNLSWNIIGISSIIDQIFIKIIRIKNIQKKGYQKIKEENITDTYIDVINYLIIILIKLNISYKFIKKLSHYEIINLYIKQFNKIKNLTKLKKKYLSLEKIIEYIFFLKKNKKNLLNKELEKIILKMLNIIISLTLKLKN
- a CDS encoding diadenylate cyclase; translated protein: MKISFIDILDIFLVAIILLQIYRLVYNTVALNIFYGIIATFIFWKIVEAYKMKLLSVVISVFFQGGFLVLIILFQPEIRKFLLIVGSRIFLKKFIFSIFGKSGVSIKTETIDSIVKACAIFSGDKTGVLIVIQLHQDIKNFIQNGDDMDAKVNIPILESIFYKNSPLHDGAVVIIENKIIKTRAILPVSYNKEIPSRLGLRHRAAIGLSEKTDAICLVISEETGYISYIKNQKRTIINNINNLKMKLEKDFF
- a CDS encoding UDP-N-acetylmuramoyl-tripeptide--D-alanyl-D-alanine ligase, with amino-acid sequence MDNNIKIKNFYKLYYTKSSGIVIHSKKVKNNSIFFSLKGKNYDGNKFAHDAILNGAMIAIIDNNQYFYKNKKFFLVKNSLIFLQKLALYHRLKLNNIPIIAITGSNGKTTTKELVKVVLSKKYKIVHSTKNNFNNHIGIPLTILSIPNNAQISVIEIGANHEKEIEKMCYIIHPDYGYITNFGKAHLEGFKNIQGVIRGKLELYNFLKKNKKMVFVNGDDPIQLTNSLGIKRYIFSEKKDSDVPIKYLYNTNNLKSILLFKKTPIISALIGSYNLYNIASALSIGLYFKISLKKIKQAIEEYIPNNNRSQILKKNNIQIIADCYNANPNSMLSSLNFFNKIKGSKIAILGDMLELGNFSKKEHENIIFFLKKSNINTIFLIGKIFFNIKKNNSNKIKKFLNLKIFIKWIKNNSIQTDYILIKGSRKNYLEKIIHFI
- the pdhA gene encoding pyruvate dehydrogenase (acetyl-transferring) E1 component subunit alpha produces the protein MKKITKKTYLKWFKDMSFWRKFEDKCRSLYLKQKIRGFLHLYNGQEALPAGLTHAMDLNKDKIITAYRCHILPISMGVDPKKVMAELLGKITGTSHGIGGSMHIFSKKYRFYGGHGIVGGQIPLGAGIAFADKYFNRKAVTLTIMGDGAVRQGSLHETFNMAMIWKLPVVFICENNQYAMGTSVKRSTNIKDIYKIGLSYGMPSYPVDGMDPEKIAKVAYKAIEKARNGYGSTFLDIQTYRYRGHSMSDSELYRSKDELFLYKKKDPILKLKKIILKNKWKTIKNLDFIEKKIKKEVDFCVKFAENSDIPSLKNMYDYVYNESNYPFLDKKISS